In the genome of Carnobacterium viridans, one region contains:
- a CDS encoding ring-cleaving dioxygenase has protein sequence MNGLKGIHHVTAITSSAEKIYDFFTNVLGVRLVKKTVNQDDIQTYHLFFSDDKGSAGTDMTFFDFPGIPKGSKGTNDISKTSLRVPSDAALDYWVKRFDKYNVSHKEISEQFGVKVLAFHDFDDQHYQLISDENNVGIASGIPWHKGPVPDEFAITGLGPIFLRVKNFDFMKEILEKVLLFKEIAKEGNYHQFEVGEGGNGAQVIVEYSALLPDARQGYGNVHHVAFRVEDRAVLEEWIQRMNQFGLPTSGYVDRFYFESLYARVSPGILFEFATDGPGFIDDEEHYEILGETLALPPKFRDQRTEIEKLVRPIDTVRSTKVFQKEYLD, from the coding sequence ATGAATGGATTAAAAGGGATTCACCACGTAACAGCTATTACAAGTAGCGCAGAAAAGATTTATGACTTCTTTACGAACGTTTTGGGTGTCCGCTTAGTAAAAAAGACAGTAAACCAAGATGACATTCAAACGTATCACCTTTTCTTTTCAGATGATAAAGGCAGCGCAGGTACAGATATGACATTTTTTGATTTCCCTGGTATTCCTAAAGGTTCAAAAGGAACCAATGATATCTCAAAGACTTCTTTACGCGTGCCAAGTGATGCTGCTTTAGATTATTGGGTCAAACGATTTGATAAATATAACGTATCACATAAAGAAATCTCAGAACAATTTGGGGTCAAAGTGTTGGCTTTTCATGATTTTGATGATCAACACTATCAATTGATTTCAGATGAAAACAATGTAGGAATAGCTTCTGGTATCCCATGGCATAAAGGCCCAGTTCCAGATGAATTTGCTATTACTGGTTTAGGTCCTATCTTTTTACGTGTGAAAAATTTTGACTTTATGAAAGAAATTTTGGAGAAAGTCTTGCTGTTTAAAGAGATAGCTAAAGAAGGCAATTATCACCAATTTGAAGTTGGCGAAGGCGGAAATGGCGCGCAAGTAATTGTTGAGTACAGCGCTCTGCTTCCCGATGCACGACAAGGTTATGGAAATGTGCATCACGTTGCATTCCGTGTAGAGGATCGTGCTGTTTTAGAAGAATGGATTCAACGAATGAACCAATTTGGGTTGCCAACTTCTGGTTATGTCGATCGTTTTTACTTTGAATCTCTTTATGCCCGTGTATCTCCAGGTATTTTGTTTGAATTTGCAACGGATGGTCCTGGTTTTATCGACGATGAAGAACATTACGAAATATTAGGTGAAACCTTAGCCTTACCACCAAAATTCAGGGATCAACGTACCGAGATAGAAAAATTGGTTCGGCCGATAGATACCGTTCGCAGTACAAAAGTATTTCAAAAAGAGTATTTAGATTAA
- a CDS encoding flavin reductase family protein — protein MFHYTAEQLNKKQQYKFVSGSVIPRPIAWVTTLSKDGSVVNAAPFSFFSAASNELPLLTVAILRKDGVIKDTARNILDRKEAVVHIVDQSVVEDMNQTSAPLSPDESELDHTSLTLIDSLSVQVPSIVEAKIRFEGVLHQYVPIKDEHDNIVTDFFFIRVTDFFFDETVFDQEKEYILTDKLNPVARLAGNQYATLDEEFTIVRPT, from the coding sequence ATGTTTCACTATACAGCAGAACAATTAAACAAAAAACAGCAGTACAAATTTGTTAGCGGAAGTGTGATTCCACGTCCAATCGCTTGGGTCACCACTTTGTCAAAAGATGGTTCCGTAGTAAATGCCGCTCCTTTCAGTTTCTTCAGTGCAGCATCCAATGAATTACCTTTATTAACCGTTGCTATCTTAAGAAAAGATGGCGTTATTAAAGACACCGCTCGTAATATTCTTGATCGAAAAGAAGCGGTTGTACACATTGTTGATCAATCTGTCGTTGAGGATATGAACCAAACATCTGCCCCACTCTCACCAGACGAGAGTGAGTTGGACCACACAAGCTTAACATTGATTGATAGTCTGAGCGTGCAGGTTCCTTCTATTGTTGAAGCTAAAATTCGTTTTGAAGGTGTCTTACATCAATATGTACCAATTAAAGATGAGCACGACAATATTGTAACGGACTTCTTTTTTATTCGAGTAACGGATTTCTTTTTTGACGAGACGGTCTTTGATCAAGAAAAAGAATATATTTTAACGGATAAATTAAATCCCGTTGCACGACTTGCCGGTAACCAATACGCTACACTAGATGAAGAATTCACTATTGTACGTCCAACATAA
- a CDS encoding ABC transporter ATP-binding protein, translating into MLTIKHFTKTYKGGKKAVDDISFKVEEGDIFGFIGHNGAGKSTTIKSIVGILDYEEGKIFIDGHSMKTEPLLCKQVIAYIPDNPDLYEYMTGIQYLNFIADIFGVPSTVREENMKKYADLFEITGNLGALISSYSHGMKQKLAIISAVIHKPKLLVLDEPFVGLDPKAAVVLKEIMNELCAQGSSVFFSTHVLDTAEKLCNKVAMINHGKLVFSGTMEDMLKEKKGSSLEEIFIDMLNQEL; encoded by the coding sequence ATGTTAACAATCAAACATTTCACTAAGACGTATAAAGGTGGAAAAAAAGCAGTAGACGATATCAGCTTTAAAGTAGAAGAAGGAGATATTTTTGGTTTTATTGGTCATAATGGAGCAGGGAAAAGTACGACAATCAAATCGATAGTGGGTATTCTTGACTATGAAGAAGGAAAAATTTTTATTGACGGTCATTCAATGAAAACTGAACCGCTTTTATGCAAGCAAGTGATAGCCTATATACCAGATAATCCAGATTTATACGAATATATGACTGGTATTCAGTATCTGAATTTTATAGCAGATATTTTTGGTGTTCCTTCAACTGTTCGAGAAGAGAACATGAAAAAATATGCAGATTTATTTGAAATCACTGGAAACTTGGGAGCCCTAATTTCTTCTTACTCACATGGTATGAAACAAAAACTTGCTATTATTTCGGCTGTGATTCATAAGCCAAAGCTACTTGTATTAGATGAACCTTTTGTAGGCCTGGATCCTAAAGCTGCGGTTGTACTAAAAGAAATCATGAATGAACTTTGTGCACAGGGAAGTTCCGTTTTCTTTTCAACACATGTACTGGATACTGCAGAAAAGCTTTGCAATAAAGTAGCGATGATCAATCATGGGAAACTTGTTTTTTCAGGAACGATGGAAGACATGTTAAAAGAGAAAAAAGGGAGTTCTCTAGAGGAAATTTTTATAGACATGCTGAACCAAGAATTATAA
- a CDS encoding PTS sugar transporter subunit IIA: MGMFDFLKKDTKKESSAAAKLFAPANGTVVAIEEVADPVFSQKMMGDGFAVIPTDGKIYSPVTGKVVSVFPTKHAIGIELPNGVEVLLHMGLDTVELNGGPFTNSVVEGDQVTPETLVSTVDLVALEAAGKDNAMVVVFTNMDKVADFTLSGKGQASASAEIGTLTAKA, encoded by the coding sequence ATGGGAATGTTTGATTTTTTGAAAAAAGATACTAAAAAGGAAAGCAGCGCAGCAGCAAAATTATTCGCACCTGCAAATGGGACAGTGGTAGCTATTGAAGAAGTAGCAGATCCAGTTTTCTCACAAAAGATGATGGGTGATGGATTTGCAGTTATCCCAACAGACGGAAAAATTTATTCTCCAGTAACTGGGAAAGTTGTCAGTGTATTTCCAACTAAGCATGCCATTGGAATTGAACTTCCAAATGGAGTAGAAGTACTCTTACACATGGGTCTAGATACTGTTGAACTAAATGGTGGACCATTTACTAACTCAGTAGTTGAAGGAGACCAAGTAACACCTGAAACATTAGTTTCTACAGTTGACTTAGTTGCTCTTGAAGCTGCTGGAAAAGATAACGCAATGGTTGTAGTCTTTACAAATATGGATAAAGTAGCTGATTTCACTTTAAGTGGAAAAGGACAAGCTTCTGCTTCAGCAGAAATTGGAACACTTACAGCAAAAGCATAA
- a CDS encoding glycoside hydrolase family 3 N-terminal domain-containing protein, with protein sequence MDSIQLHHLLGKMTREEKIGQMVQLAGEFYKEEDSENTGPMHEMNLSPEKMSTIGSVLGVSGAQTLIDIQKEHLAKSRLGIPLLFMADVIHGYRTIFPIPLGIASTWDPNLAEESAILSAKEAAVSGLHVTFAPMVDLVRDARWGRVMESTGEDPYLNQLYARAFVRGYQGKDLINNKMSVAACIKHFAGYGAPIAGREYNTVELSERTLREMYLPAYQAGIDEGSKLVMTAFNSLDGVPATANKPLMRDILRKEFGFQGVLISDWASVGEMISHGIAADLKQAARLALKAGVDIEMMTGGYLNHLHDLIEEGEISESLLDEAVWRILTLKNELGLFEDPYRGANSKEEKTIVFSLKHREKARKIAEESMVLLKNEKQVLPLDIQQKIALFVPEEQSKDVLGAWSWKGQQSESVSVYEGLLQHVSKESIVLKTYSPLKNENHKDWLTEVKNVDVIIIVGGESSYMSGEGASRSNLKLPAEQIQLIKNLRTTSKPIHLILFNGRPLDLTDISQDVDSMIEAWFPGTEAGSAVANLLFGQKNPSGKLTMSFPRTVGQVPLYYNQDSTGRPLTPYNQDDKYLSRYLDVENSPLFPFGFGLSYTEFKYSPMQVTVAESKEEVRIEVTITNNGNLSGAEIVQLYIRDKVGEVVRPVKELKRFKKIFLEPGQSAEVVFQLQKQDFKYVHQDLSVSVEAGEFDVMIGSNSEELEIETIYLDFKKK encoded by the coding sequence ATGGACTCAATTCAGCTGCATCATCTATTAGGTAAAATGACAAGAGAAGAAAAAATTGGTCAAATGGTCCAATTAGCAGGAGAATTTTATAAAGAAGAAGATAGTGAAAACACTGGTCCCATGCATGAAATGAATTTATCTCCAGAGAAAATGTCTACAATTGGTTCAGTACTTGGCGTATCTGGTGCTCAAACATTAATAGACATCCAAAAGGAACATTTAGCAAAAAGTCGTCTAGGAATACCACTATTATTTATGGCGGATGTCATTCATGGATACCGAACGATTTTTCCAATCCCCTTAGGTATAGCTAGCACATGGGATCCTAATTTGGCTGAAGAAAGTGCTATTCTATCTGCAAAGGAAGCAGCTGTTTCTGGTTTACATGTTACCTTTGCGCCTATGGTCGATTTAGTTCGTGATGCCCGCTGGGGAAGAGTCATGGAATCTACTGGAGAAGATCCTTATCTGAATCAACTATACGCACGCGCTTTTGTCAGAGGCTATCAAGGGAAAGATTTAATAAATAATAAAATGAGTGTAGCAGCTTGTATCAAACACTTTGCTGGATATGGTGCACCCATAGCTGGCCGTGAATACAATACTGTTGAATTGTCTGAACGAACGTTAAGAGAAATGTACCTGCCCGCTTATCAAGCAGGAATCGATGAAGGCAGTAAACTAGTAATGACGGCATTTAATTCACTTGATGGTGTTCCAGCTACTGCCAATAAACCTTTGATGCGGGATATTTTGCGAAAAGAATTTGGCTTTCAAGGTGTTCTAATATCAGATTGGGCCTCAGTTGGCGAAATGATTTCACATGGGATTGCAGCTGATTTAAAGCAAGCCGCTAGGCTAGCACTAAAAGCTGGCGTGGATATCGAGATGATGACAGGCGGATATTTGAATCATTTACATGATCTAATAGAAGAAGGGGAAATATCTGAATCTCTTCTTGATGAAGCGGTATGGCGTATTTTAACATTGAAAAATGAGCTGGGCCTATTTGAAGATCCTTATCGCGGTGCAAATAGTAAAGAAGAAAAGACAATCGTATTTAGTCTAAAACATCGAGAAAAAGCTAGGAAGATAGCCGAAGAATCAATGGTATTATTAAAAAATGAAAAACAAGTTTTGCCTTTAGACATCCAGCAAAAAATCGCATTATTTGTTCCTGAAGAGCAATCCAAAGATGTTCTAGGCGCATGGTCTTGGAAAGGACAACAAAGCGAAAGTGTGTCTGTCTATGAAGGATTGCTGCAACATGTTTCAAAAGAATCGATAGTTTTGAAAACCTATTCTCCTTTGAAAAATGAAAATCATAAAGACTGGCTAACAGAAGTTAAAAATGTTGATGTGATAATAATTGTAGGTGGAGAATCTTCCTATATGAGTGGAGAAGGAGCAAGTCGAAGCAACCTTAAATTGCCGGCAGAACAGATTCAGTTGATCAAGAATCTTCGCACGACATCTAAGCCCATTCATTTGATTCTATTCAATGGCAGACCTTTAGATTTGACGGATATTAGTCAAGATGTGGACAGTATGATAGAAGCTTGGTTTCCAGGTACAGAAGCTGGATCAGCAGTTGCAAATCTTTTATTTGGACAAAAAAATCCAAGTGGCAAACTAACGATGTCTTTTCCAAGAACAGTTGGGCAAGTCCCTCTTTATTACAATCAAGACAGCACTGGACGCCCATTGACACCCTATAATCAAGATGATAAGTATCTTTCAAGGTATTTGGATGTCGAGAACAGTCCTCTTTTTCCTTTTGGTTTTGGTTTAAGTTATACAGAATTTAAGTATAGTCCAATGCAGGTTACTGTAGCTGAGTCTAAGGAAGAGGTCCGTATTGAAGTTACGATTACAAATAACGGGAACCTTTCAGGTGCTGAAATCGTTCAGTTATATATCAGAGATAAAGTAGGCGAAGTTGTTCGCCCAGTTAAAGAATTAAAAAGGTTCAAAAAAATATTTTTAGAACCAGGTCAATCAGCTGAAGTGGTATTTCAGTTGCAAAAACAAGATTTTAAATATGTTCATCAAGATTTATCTGTATCCGTTGAAGCTGGGGAATTTGATGTAATGATAGGCTCTAATAGCGAAGAGCTGGAAATTGAAACGATTTATTTAGATTTTAAAAAGAAGTGA
- a CDS encoding YeiH family protein, whose protein sequence is MKKISKGLFLSIAIALIATLFGNVFPIIGSAVFAIIIGLLLNNTISIPVDFQPGIKFSSKKILQASIVLLGFSLSIQDIQSTGLSSLSVTLITIVVAFISAFLIGKWLKIPVNTATLIGVGTAICGGSAIAAVSPIIEAKDEEIALSISTIFLFNIVAVFLFPFIGHLMNLSDSGFGLWAGTAINDTSSVVAAGYSYSESAGDYATIVKLTRATLIIPVSLLIAGIQLYKKRRNAEKVSLKQIFPWFILWFLVASLISSTGILPELFITSAKWLSRFMIAMALASIGLSANVKELLKTGVKPVLLGLMTWFFVAASSLLVQFIQGQL, encoded by the coding sequence ATGAAAAAAATTAGTAAAGGGCTTTTTCTTTCCATTGCAATTGCACTTATTGCTACACTATTTGGAAATGTATTTCCTATTATTGGCAGTGCTGTATTTGCTATTATAATAGGTTTATTATTAAACAACACAATCAGTATCCCCGTTGACTTTCAGCCAGGTATCAAATTTTCTTCTAAAAAAATTCTGCAAGCTTCGATTGTCTTATTAGGTTTTAGCTTATCTATTCAAGATATTCAATCAACGGGGCTTTCATCTCTAAGCGTTACGCTGATTACAATTGTTGTCGCTTTTATCAGTGCTTTTTTAATTGGAAAATGGTTAAAAATTCCGGTGAACACGGCAACTTTAATAGGAGTAGGAACAGCCATATGTGGAGGTTCAGCAATTGCTGCTGTTTCGCCCATCATTGAGGCAAAAGATGAAGAAATCGCTTTATCCATCTCGACTATTTTCTTATTTAATATTGTAGCGGTCTTTTTGTTTCCTTTTATAGGACACTTAATGAATTTATCAGATAGCGGCTTTGGTTTATGGGCAGGAACAGCTATTAATGACACTTCTTCAGTTGTAGCGGCAGGTTATAGTTACAGTGAATCTGCTGGAGATTATGCTACCATTGTAAAATTGACTAGAGCTACATTGATCATACCTGTATCATTACTAATTGCTGGCATCCAACTTTATAAGAAACGACGCAATGCTGAGAAAGTTTCGTTAAAACAAATCTTCCCATGGTTTATTTTATGGTTTCTAGTTGCTTCTCTAATCAGTAGTACCGGTATACTTCCTGAACTATTTATCACTTCTGCCAAATGGCTTTCACGTTTCATGATTGCAATGGCATTAGCTTCGATTGGTTTATCTGCTAATGTTAAAGAGCTCTTAAAGACAGGCGTGAAACCAGTTTTACTTGGTTTGATGACTTGGTTCTTTGTGGCAGCTAGCAGTTTACTGGTCCAGTTCATTCAAGGTCAACTTTAA
- a CDS encoding undecaprenyl-diphosphate phosphatase, translating to MIFIELLKAAFLGIVEGVTEWLPISSTGHMILVEQFINLDASAGFKEMFFVVIQLGAILAVVLLYFHKLNPFSPKKTTQEKKDTLSIWYKVIIGVLPAAVLGFLFDDWLNEHLYNYWTVAIMLIVYGILFIVIENRNKGKESSITSFKDLTYKTAFLIGMFQVLSLIPGTSRSGATILGAILIGTSRFVATEYSFFLSIPIMFGASFLKLIKFGFAFTGMEVAILLTGMVVAFVVSIISIKFLMGYIKNNDFKAFGWYRIILGVLVIAYFLLFG from the coding sequence ATGATTTTTATTGAATTATTAAAAGCGGCATTTTTAGGAATTGTCGAAGGAGTTACGGAATGGCTACCGATTAGTAGCACAGGTCATATGATTTTGGTAGAGCAATTTATTAATTTAGATGCTTCAGCAGGATTTAAAGAAATGTTTTTTGTCGTCATCCAATTAGGTGCCATTTTGGCGGTAGTATTACTTTATTTTCATAAGTTAAACCCATTTTCACCAAAGAAGACGACACAAGAAAAGAAAGACACGCTTTCTATCTGGTATAAAGTAATTATTGGGGTGCTTCCGGCAGCCGTATTAGGTTTTCTATTTGATGATTGGTTAAATGAACATTTATACAATTATTGGACAGTTGCCATTATGCTTATTGTTTACGGAATTTTATTTATTGTTATTGAAAATCGGAATAAAGGAAAAGAAAGTTCGATCACTTCTTTTAAAGATTTGACGTATAAAACTGCCTTTCTGATTGGGATGTTCCAAGTTCTTTCATTAATTCCCGGTACTTCTCGTTCGGGAGCAACCATCCTGGGTGCTATCCTAATCGGTACTTCTCGTTTCGTTGCTACAGAATATTCATTTTTCTTATCGATTCCAATTATGTTTGGCGCAAGTTTCCTTAAACTGATTAAGTTTGGGTTTGCCTTTACAGGTATGGAAGTAGCGATTCTTTTAACAGGTATGGTAGTTGCATTTGTAGTTTCTATTATCTCGATTAAATTCTTGATGGGCTACATTAAAAACAATGACTTTAAAGCTTTTGGTTGGTACAGAATTATTCTAGGTGTACTCGTTATTGCGTATTTTCTTTTATTCGGTTAA
- a CDS encoding aspartate kinase, whose product MNVIKFGGSSLASGSQLKKVVQIVKEDAARKIVVVSAPGKRSAEDEKVTDLLIGFGMKALVGHDYSAVLSKIINRYQSIAEELGLGNEIIDEIRTNLDSLVNGNKDEPDYYLDAFKASGENNNAKLVAAYFNQEGVPARYMDPKEAGLVVTNEPGNAQVLPESYEQLYKLRESKEVIIFPGFFGYTKDGKACTFSRGGSDITGSILANGIKAGLYENFTDVDAIFAANPNVVENPIGIKELTYREMRELSYGGFSVLHDEALQPAFKLGIPVQIKNTNNPSAPGTRIMKERQMSEQSVIGIASSSGFSSIYIDKYLMNREIGFGRKVLEILESKGISYEHMPSGIDNLTIILHSNQMTTEEEDSLLVQLKEELDADSVTVERNIALIMIVGEGMREKMFTMSKAATAFSENTINIDMINQGASEVSVMFGIQAKHEDLAVKALYEAFFVK is encoded by the coding sequence ATGAACGTGATTAAATTTGGTGGAAGCTCTTTAGCTTCAGGAAGTCAGTTAAAAAAAGTAGTGCAAATCGTAAAAGAAGATGCTGCACGGAAAATAGTTGTCGTATCGGCTCCTGGTAAGCGTTCAGCAGAAGATGAAAAAGTAACAGACCTGTTGATTGGATTTGGAATGAAAGCACTTGTCGGACATGATTATAGTGCGGTATTGAGTAAAATTATAAATCGGTACCAAAGTATTGCAGAAGAGTTAGGGTTGGGGAATGAAATTATTGATGAAATCCGGACCAATTTAGATTCATTAGTTAACGGCAATAAAGACGAACCTGATTATTATTTAGATGCTTTTAAAGCAAGTGGTGAGAATAATAACGCCAAGTTAGTAGCGGCTTATTTTAATCAAGAAGGTGTGCCAGCTCGTTATATGGATCCCAAAGAAGCAGGCTTGGTCGTAACAAATGAACCAGGAAATGCTCAAGTTTTACCGGAAAGTTACGAACAATTGTATAAACTGCGCGAGAGTAAAGAAGTTATTATTTTCCCTGGATTCTTTGGCTACACTAAGGATGGAAAAGCGTGTACTTTTTCTAGAGGTGGATCAGATATTACTGGATCAATTTTAGCAAATGGGATAAAAGCAGGTTTGTATGAGAACTTTACAGATGTCGATGCTATTTTTGCCGCTAATCCTAACGTGGTAGAGAATCCTATTGGTATAAAAGAGTTAACTTATCGTGAAATGCGCGAGCTTTCATATGGTGGATTTTCAGTTTTACATGATGAAGCTTTGCAACCGGCATTTAAATTAGGAATTCCAGTTCAAATCAAAAATACAAATAATCCATCAGCACCGGGTACACGAATCATGAAAGAACGTCAAATGTCAGAACAAAGTGTCATAGGGATTGCTAGTTCAAGCGGCTTCAGCAGTATTTATATTGATAAGTATCTGATGAACCGAGAAATTGGTTTTGGGCGAAAGGTTTTGGAAATTCTGGAATCAAAAGGGATCAGTTATGAACACATGCCTTCAGGAATTGATAATTTAACGATTATTTTGCACAGCAATCAAATGACTACAGAAGAAGAAGACTCTTTATTAGTACAATTAAAAGAAGAGTTGGATGCAGATAGCGTAACAGTTGAACGCAACATTGCCTTGATCATGATTGTAGGAGAGGGTATGCGCGAAAAAATGTTTACGATGTCCAAAGCAGCGACAGCATTTTCTGAGAATACTATCAATATCGATATGATCAACCAAGGAGCTTCAGAAGTTAGTGTCATGTTTGGTATTCAGGCTAAACACGAAGACCTAGCAGTAAAAGCATTATATGAAGCGTTTTTTGTAAAATAA
- a CDS encoding DUF4828 domain-containing protein yields the protein MKITKYINYFLGFSVVAGLLGNSVSRKKNTLSKRKFIQDPLSSFIGTWSNQETNDKRRFLKITKEGEFLINDQLIVGSITSISHQQLVFTDHYGYELIAKRQANNTLSFYDDADEKDYLFVLTE from the coding sequence ATGAAGATCACTAAATACATTAATTATTTTCTAGGATTTTCTGTTGTGGCAGGGTTATTGGGAAATTCTGTTTCAAGGAAAAAAAATACGTTGTCTAAACGTAAATTCATTCAAGATCCCTTATCCTCTTTTATTGGAACTTGGAGCAATCAAGAAACAAATGATAAACGGAGGTTTTTAAAAATAACAAAAGAAGGCGAGTTTCTTATCAATGATCAGCTTATTGTAGGAAGCATCACTTCTATCTCCCATCAACAACTTGTTTTCACTGATCATTACGGCTATGAATTAATCGCTAAACGTCAAGCGAATAATACGTTGTCTTTTTATGATGATGCAGATGAGAAAGATTATTTATTTGTTTTAACAGAGTAA
- a CDS encoding peptide ABC transporter substrate-binding protein: MEKKKWWKSGALLLTAGILVACGNEADSETSSSNSGEGDLAEEQVLNLVEIAELPTGDTALATDTVSFTVFNNINEGLYRLDKDSQPVPALAQEEATVSEDGLEYTFKLREDTTWSNGDPVTAKDFVYAWQRVVNPETAASYSYLFEGIKNATAIIGGEAEPETLGVEAVGDYELKVTMETPVPYFISLMAFPTFYPQNQAFVEEQGDKYGTSAETMVFNGPFTFTKWDGTNLNWTYEKNDDYWDAENVTLEEINVEVIKETSTALNLYDSGQIDRVNLTGEFAKQYKDNADYTVETEARTSYLQLNQEKNGEETPLANENLRKAIATAYDHELLVSEILANGSQTVGGLVPSELAANPTSGDDFRAESGDYLAFDADAAKEYWEAAKSELGTDTVTLELLGDDDETNKKVGAYMKDQIETNLPGVEVTLKNVPFKSRLELQTKQDYDFALGGWGADFADPVNFIDLMTSESPYNRSSYSNAEFDELVALSKGENATDVDARWTNLLDAEKILLEEAGVAPLFQRAAATLQKEYVKNIYNHQVGAKYTYKDAYIEAH; this comes from the coding sequence ATGGAGAAGAAGAAATGGTGGAAATCTGGAGCCTTATTATTAACGGCAGGTATTTTGGTAGCTTGTGGAAATGAAGCAGATAGTGAAACATCTTCATCAAATTCAGGCGAAGGGGATTTAGCAGAAGAACAAGTACTGAACTTAGTTGAGATTGCTGAATTGCCTACAGGAGATACAGCATTAGCTACAGATACAGTTAGTTTTACCGTTTTTAATAACATCAATGAAGGATTGTACCGCCTTGATAAGGATAGCCAACCTGTTCCAGCTTTAGCTCAAGAAGAAGCAACAGTCAGTGAGGATGGTTTAGAGTATACCTTTAAATTACGTGAAGATACAACTTGGTCAAATGGCGATCCTGTAACAGCTAAGGATTTTGTATACGCTTGGCAAAGGGTTGTTAATCCTGAAACAGCCGCTTCTTATTCTTACTTATTTGAAGGAATCAAAAATGCAACAGCTATCATTGGTGGAGAGGCTGAACCTGAAACTTTAGGAGTGGAAGCTGTTGGCGATTATGAATTAAAAGTTACGATGGAAACACCGGTACCATACTTTATTTCTTTAATGGCCTTTCCAACATTCTACCCTCAAAATCAAGCATTTGTAGAAGAACAAGGAGATAAATATGGGACTTCAGCAGAAACAATGGTCTTTAATGGGCCCTTCACATTCACTAAATGGGATGGAACAAATTTAAATTGGACTTACGAGAAGAATGATGATTATTGGGATGCTGAAAATGTTACTTTAGAAGAAATTAATGTTGAAGTTATTAAAGAAACGTCTACAGCGCTAAACTTATACGATTCTGGTCAAATTGATCGAGTTAATTTAACCGGTGAGTTTGCTAAACAATACAAAGATAATGCAGATTATACTGTTGAAACAGAAGCAAGAACGTCTTATCTTCAATTGAATCAAGAAAAAAATGGAGAAGAAACACCTTTAGCTAATGAAAATTTACGTAAAGCAATTGCAACTGCTTATGATCATGAACTATTGGTTAGCGAAATCTTAGCAAATGGTTCTCAAACAGTAGGAGGTCTTGTTCCTTCTGAGTTAGCAGCGAATCCAACTTCTGGAGATGACTTCCGTGCAGAATCTGGAGACTACCTAGCCTTTGATGCTGATGCAGCTAAAGAATATTGGGAAGCAGCTAAGTCTGAACTAGGTACAGATACTGTAACATTAGAGTTACTTGGTGACGATGATGAAACAAATAAAAAAGTTGGAGCTTACATGAAAGATCAAATTGAAACGAATTTGCCTGGTGTAGAAGTGACCTTGAAAAACGTTCCTTTTAAATCTCGTTTAGAATTGCAAACAAAACAAGATTACGATTTTGCTTTAGGTGGTTGGGGAGCTGACTTTGCTGATCCAGTAAACTTTATTGATTTAATGACATCAGAAAGTCCATACAACCGTTCTAGCTATAGTAATGCAGAATTTGACGAACTAGTTGCTTTATCTAAAGGAGAGAACGCAACAGATGTTGATGCACGTTGGACAAACTTGCTTGATGCAGAAAAAATCTTATTAGAAGAAGCAGGTGTTGCCCCTCTATTCCAAAGAGCTGCAGCAACTTTACAAAAAGAATATGTTAAGAATATTTACAATCACCAAGTTGGAGCTAAATACACTTACAAAGATGCTTATATTGAAGCACACTAA